From Deltaproteobacteria bacterium CG2_30_66_27, the proteins below share one genomic window:
- a CDS encoding phosphoribosylformylglycinamidine cyclo-ligase, with protein MKKPVTYRTAGVDIDEGERLVRRIRPMVRTTHRKEVLGEIGSFAGFFRFPSRKYRDPVLVSGADGVGTKVKVAAAAGKFDTVGIDLVAMCVNDILVHGAEPLFFLDYYATGKLSADHGAQVVSGVAEGCRRAGCALLGGETAEMPSVYARGEFDLAGFAVGAVDRGKIINGGEVRPGDLIVGLSSSGLHSNGYSLARKVVFDVLRKRIGQRVPEWGATVAEELLRPTRIYVRPVLSLLRKVKILGMAHVTGGGISGNVPRSLPDGVTAVIDRSAWEVPPVFRTICAAARLPDEEAFRTFNMGIGMVLLLRAGDTDRAVAHFRRAGVPATVIGEIRKGRRRKPNVVYAGSAR; from the coding sequence TTGAAAAAACCCGTCACGTACAGAACCGCCGGCGTCGACATCGACGAGGGGGAACGCCTCGTCCGGCGGATCCGGCCGATGGTCCGCACGACGCACCGCAAGGAGGTGCTGGGCGAGATCGGCTCGTTCGCCGGCTTCTTCCGCTTCCCCTCCCGGAAGTACCGGGACCCGGTCCTCGTCTCCGGCGCCGACGGCGTGGGGACCAAGGTCAAGGTCGCCGCCGCGGCCGGTAAGTTCGACACGGTGGGGATCGATCTCGTCGCCATGTGCGTCAACGACATCCTCGTCCACGGCGCCGAGCCGCTCTTCTTCCTCGACTACTACGCTACCGGGAAGCTTTCCGCCGACCACGGGGCCCAGGTCGTCTCGGGCGTCGCCGAAGGGTGCCGGCGGGCCGGCTGCGCGCTTCTCGGGGGGGAGACCGCGGAGATGCCGTCGGTCTACGCCAGAGGGGAGTTCGACCTCGCCGGATTCGCGGTGGGAGCGGTGGACCGGGGAAAGATCATCAACGGCGGCGAAGTGCGCCCCGGCGACCTGATCGTGGGGCTCTCCTCCTCCGGCCTCCACAGCAACGGGTACTCCCTGGCGAGGAAAGTCGTCTTCGACGTTCTCCGCAAGCGGATCGGTCAACGCGTCCCCGAGTGGGGCGCGACGGTGGCCGAGGAGCTCTTGCGGCCCACCCGCATCTACGTGCGCCCCGTCCTCTCCCTGCTGCGGAAGGTGAAGATCCTCGGGATGGCGCACGTCACCGGCGGAGGGATCAGCGGGAACGTCCCGCGTTCCCTGCCGGACGGCGTCACGGCGGTGATCGACCGCTCCGCGTGGGAAGTCCCGCCCGTCTTCCGCACGATCTGCGCGGCGGCGCGCCTTCCCGACGAAGAGGCGTTCCGCACCTTCAACATGGGGATCGGGATGGTGCTCCTGCTTCGGGCAGGGGACACGGACCGGGCGGTCGCCCATTTCCGGCGCGCCGGCGTTCCGGCCACCGTGATCGGCGAGATCCGGAAAGGCCGCCGCCGGAAACCGAACGTGGTCTACGCGGGAAGCGCGCGATGA
- a CDS encoding phosphoribosylglycinamide formyltransferase has protein sequence MNDRPVIAVLVSGSGSNLQAIIDASERGEIPGRVGLVVSNKADAYGLTRAREHGIPTAVVDHKAYGSREAFDARLVERIRASGAVLVCLAGFMRVVTPVFLRAFPHRILNIHPALLPSFPGTHGPAQALRYGVRFSGCTVHFLDEGVDTGPIIVQAVVPVHEDDTEEALAARILKEEHRIYPMAIRLFLEGRLTVTGRRVITKGVEKIPDFSRRNPDV, from the coding sequence ATGAACGACCGGCCGGTCATCGCCGTCCTCGTCTCGGGGAGCGGCTCGAACCTGCAGGCGATCATCGACGCCTCGGAACGGGGGGAGATCCCGGGGCGGGTCGGACTGGTCGTGAGCAACAAGGCGGACGCCTACGGCCTCACGCGGGCGAGGGAGCACGGGATCCCGACCGCAGTCGTGGACCACAAGGCGTACGGGAGCAGGGAGGCGTTCGACGCGAGGCTGGTGGAGCGGATCCGGGCCTCGGGGGCCGTCCTCGTCTGCCTGGCCGGCTTCATGCGGGTGGTGACGCCGGTCTTCCTTCGCGCCTTCCCGCACCGGATCCTCAACATCCACCCGGCGCTGCTCCCCTCCTTCCCCGGGACCCACGGCCCGGCGCAGGCGCTCCGGTACGGCGTCCGGTTCTCCGGATGCACCGTCCACTTCCTCGACGAGGGGGTCGACACCGGGCCGATCATCGTGCAGGCGGTCGTCCCGGTGCACGAGGACGACACGGAGGAGGCGCTCGCCGCCCGGATCCTCAAGGAGGAGCACCGGATCTACCCGATGGCGATCCGGCTCTTTCTCGAGGGAAGGCTCACCGTGACGGGGAGAAGGGTGATCACGAAAGGCGTGGAAAAGATCCCCGACTTCTCCCGACGCAACCCCGACGTCTGA
- a CDS encoding 50S ribosomal protein L28 — MAKCAICGKGPSFGNNVSHANNRTSRVWLPNIQRVKTVQGGTVRHIHACTACIKSGKVVKTV, encoded by the coding sequence ATGGCCAAGTGCGCGATCTGCGGTAAAGGCCCCAGTTTCGGGAACAACGTCTCCCACGCCAACAACCGTACCTCGAGGGTATGGCTGCCGAACATCCAGCGCGTGAAGACGGTCCAGGGCGGGACGGTGCGTCACATCCACGCCTGCACCGCGTGCATCAAGTCCGGGAAGGTCGTCAAGACGGTTTAA
- a CDS encoding reactive intermediate/imine deaminase (has endoribonuclease activity on mRNA) yields MKREAVRTTGAPAAIGPYSQAVRAGGFLFCSGQIPLDPSTGKMVDGGIEAQSERVLKNLEAVLTAGGATLRSVVKTTVYLADLGDFPSMNGVYGRFFPEDPPARATVQVVKLPAGARVEIDAVAVVG; encoded by the coding sequence ATGAAGCGCGAAGCGGTACGAACGACGGGGGCCCCGGCGGCGATCGGTCCCTACTCGCAAGCGGTGCGTGCGGGCGGGTTCCTCTTCTGCTCGGGACAGATCCCGCTCGATCCGTCGACGGGGAAGATGGTGGACGGCGGGATCGAGGCCCAGTCGGAGCGCGTCCTGAAAAACCTCGAGGCGGTGCTGACCGCGGGAGGGGCGACACTCCGGTCCGTCGTGAAGACCACCGTCTACCTTGCCGACCTGGGGGATTTTCCGTCGATGAACGGGGTTTACGGAAGGTTCTTTCCCGAGGACCCTCCGGCGCGGGCGACGGTTCAGGTCGTCAAGCTGCCGGCGGGCGCGCGAGTCGAGATCGATGCGGTCGCGGTCGTGGGATGA
- a CDS encoding GTP pyrophosphokinase → MLRLMDIVDRVQATHPSANIELIHKAYVFTAKVHHGQLRKSGEPYLIHPLNVAFLLAEWNLDEETVTTGLLHDTVEDTVATIEEVRDLFGDSVANLVDGVTKIGRVALSDAAAQKAESLRKMILAMGKDLRVILVKLADRLHNMRTLKHLQSDRQAVIARETVEIYAPIAGRLGMSRIRTELEDLSFGVLHPESYRDLARLADERKKNREAHVRSVISLLESKCREVGIEATVTGRSKHLAGIYQKMNRQGIDFDHVYDFIGFRIIPKTVRECYEALGIVHNLWKPVPGRFKDYIAMPKANLYQSLHTTVFGPNSEMMEIQIRTEEMHALAENGVAAHWKYKEGRRTAEKGDQMFLWLRQILELQQDMKDPREFLNTVKVELFPEEVYVFTPRGDVKELPRGATPIDFAYAIHTEVGNQCVGAKVNGRMVPLKVALRNGDVVEIVTQPSHKPSRDWLKVAKTSRALSKIRAVVREEQQEQSLALGRQILEKEFRKHSLNLNKVMKGPEFAETLKESRCKTAEDYVRTVGYGKASVMPLLRRLLPADRLQEKSKESRLSTLIRKVVTRRPSSVIVKGMDSIFVRLGNCCHPVPGDPIVGFITRGRGVTIHSKECPKVLESDPERAVEVSWEAGTKAVHPVKLRVICSDKPGLLADISRSITSSEVDIRRASVMTTRDRRAICDFEVSVNDANHLASLMKSIGKVRGVESVERGKG, encoded by the coding sequence AGTCCGGGGAGCCGTACCTCATCCACCCGCTGAACGTCGCCTTCCTTCTCGCCGAGTGGAACCTCGACGAGGAGACGGTGACCACCGGGCTCCTCCACGACACCGTCGAGGACACGGTGGCGACGATCGAGGAGGTCCGGGACCTCTTCGGTGACTCGGTCGCCAACCTGGTGGACGGGGTCACGAAGATCGGCCGCGTGGCCCTGTCCGACGCCGCCGCCCAGAAGGCGGAATCCCTCCGCAAGATGATCCTGGCGATGGGGAAGGACCTCCGGGTCATCCTCGTCAAGCTCGCCGACCGTCTTCACAACATGCGCACCCTGAAACACCTGCAGTCCGACCGGCAGGCGGTGATCGCCCGCGAGACCGTCGAGATCTACGCTCCGATCGCGGGTCGGCTCGGCATGTCCCGCATCCGGACCGAGCTCGAGGACCTCTCCTTCGGGGTGCTTCACCCGGAGTCGTACCGGGATCTCGCGCGGTTGGCGGACGAACGGAAGAAGAACCGCGAAGCCCACGTCCGAAGCGTCATCTCCCTCCTCGAGTCCAAGTGCCGGGAGGTCGGGATCGAGGCGACGGTCACCGGACGCTCCAAGCACCTGGCGGGGATCTACCAGAAGATGAACCGCCAGGGGATCGACTTCGACCACGTCTACGATTTCATCGGCTTCCGCATCATACCGAAGACGGTGCGCGAGTGCTACGAAGCCCTCGGGATCGTGCACAACCTCTGGAAGCCGGTCCCCGGCCGTTTCAAGGACTACATCGCCATGCCGAAGGCGAACCTCTACCAGTCGCTCCACACGACGGTCTTCGGACCGAACTCGGAGATGATGGAGATCCAGATCCGCACGGAGGAGATGCACGCCCTCGCCGAGAACGGCGTGGCCGCCCACTGGAAATACAAGGAGGGGCGCCGGACGGCCGAGAAGGGGGACCAGATGTTCCTCTGGCTGCGGCAGATCCTCGAGCTGCAGCAGGACATGAAGGACCCCCGCGAGTTCCTGAACACCGTCAAGGTCGAGCTGTTCCCGGAGGAGGTGTACGTCTTCACGCCTCGGGGCGACGTGAAGGAGCTCCCGCGGGGGGCTACGCCGATCGATTTCGCCTACGCGATCCACACCGAGGTGGGAAACCAGTGCGTCGGCGCGAAGGTGAACGGACGGATGGTTCCCCTGAAAGTGGCGCTGAGAAACGGCGACGTCGTCGAGATCGTCACCCAGCCGTCGCACAAGCCGAGCCGGGACTGGCTGAAGGTCGCGAAGACGAGCCGCGCCTTGAGCAAGATTCGCGCGGTGGTGCGGGAGGAGCAGCAGGAGCAGTCGCTCGCCCTGGGCCGCCAGATCCTCGAGAAGGAGTTCCGGAAACATTCCCTGAACCTCAACAAGGTGATGAAGGGGCCGGAGTTCGCCGAGACGCTGAAGGAGTCCCGCTGCAAGACCGCGGAAGACTACGTAAGGACGGTCGGGTACGGGAAGGCGTCGGTCATGCCGTTGCTGCGACGCCTCCTCCCCGCCGACCGGCTGCAGGAGAAGAGCAAGGAGTCGCGCCTGTCCACCCTCATCCGGAAGGTGGTGACGCGCAGGCCGAGCTCCGTCATCGTGAAGGGGATGGACAGCATCTTCGTCCGCCTGGGGAACTGCTGCCACCCGGTGCCGGGGGATCCGATCGTCGGGTTCATCACCCGGGGACGGGGGGTCACGATCCATTCGAAGGAGTGCCCGAAGGTCCTCGAGAGCGATCCGGAGCGCGCGGTCGAGGTGAGCTGGGAGGCGGGGACGAAGGCGGTACACCCCGTGAAACTGCGCGTGATTTGCTCCGACAAGCCGGGGCTCCTGGCGGACATCTCCCGGAGCATCACGTCGAGCGAGGTGGACATCCGGAGGGCGTCGGTGATGACGACCCGCGACCGGCGCGCCATCTGCGATTTCGAAGTATCGGTGAACGACGCAAACCACCTGGCCTCCCTCATGAAGTCGATCGGGAAGGTCCGGGGGGTCGAATCCGTGGAGAGGGGGAAAGGGTGA